Sequence from the Pseudomonas sp. LS.1a genome:
CTTGCGTTGCCATTCTTCGTGTACGGCTATGGCGCATTCGCAGAGCCGGCTGCCGGGAACACTGGCATACCGACTGACCCCGATCTGCCGCAACTGGCCATCTGCATGGACCAGGGCAACGTAGGCTTCGCTCTGGTGATGATCCACAGGCATATGCTGCGCATCCAGGCTCGGAAGGCCGCCACTGAGGCCGGCGATGAAGCGGAAACGCCGTGCCTCGTAGGCGATCGTGCCGAGAAAGCGGCGGTCCCTTTCGCGGTCTTTCTCATCCAGCGGGCGGATCAGTACGGCAGAGCCGTCCGAAAGCTTTTCGATCCAATGCTCGCACGCGTCTGGCTGTTCAGTCTGCTGCCTGTTCATGTCGCCTCCCGGTCACCTGGTCGATGCTTGCTGCAGTGGTTGTACCGTGCTGGGCGGCGCCGGTTCTGACAATCGTCAAGTTCAGGCTCGACGGTGGTTTTTCTGATCTGCATCAAGCGCGAAGCGGCCCGTCTTCGGACAATCGCCTACATCATCACGCCAGCCGCGCAAGCCCGGAGGTTCACCATGGGTCAATATCGACAACTGTTGGTGCTGCTCACCGAGGTCGATCCGCATTCGGCCGCACTGCGCAGGGCCCTGGCCCTGGCGCATGTCAGTGGTGCCAGTGTGCATGTGCTGGGCTTGTTCGAACCGACGCAGGAGCACCTGCTGCGCGAAGAGCGATTGAACGAGGCAGATATCCAGCGCCAGTTCGATCACTACCGTGTGCGGCTGGCGGGGTTGGTCGAGCGTCACCGTGGCGGCAGCATCGCCTTGACGGTCGACAGCCTGCAGGCGGACGACATCCGCAGCCAGGCCATCGACTACATCAGCGAACTGCAGCCCGATATGGTCATCAAGGACAGCGAAGCGACGCCAGCCATGGTGCGACTGTTCCGCACGCCTCTGGATTGCGCCTTGATGCGGGGTTTGAAGGGTGTCACGCATTTCGTGCCGGCGGCCGCGGTGTCGCTGCCCAAGCGCGTGCTGGTCGCCGTCGACACTTCTTTCAGCGAAACACCCGACGTCCAGGCGTCCTTCAACCGTGGGCTGATCCGTGCCGCGCAGGCGCTGGCGCTGCAATGCGATGCGCAGTTGCACCTGCTCTCGGCCTACAACCTGGCAGGCGTGTTCGCCTCGGACATGAACGTCACCCAGGCGTGGATCGATGAGATGCGCAGTGCCTTGAAGGAACCGTTCGACACCTTGGCGGACGCCGAGGGGGTCGCGGCGGATCGCCGCCACTTCATGGAAGGTGGCCCCGTGCATGTGATTCGCGAGCAGGTCGCTGCGCTGGACATCGACACGGTGGTCATGGGGGTCGTGCAACCCAAGGGCCTGGACAAGCTACTGGGCGACACTACCGAGCGCATCATCAGCCGTCCACCGTGCAGCGTCCTGGCGTTTCACCCGCAAGCGCTCGAAGCCCTGGAGCCCTGGCCATGCAACTGACATTTCTTGGTGGTACCGGGACCGTGACTGGCAGCAAGTTCCTGCTGACTCGCGACAGCAGCCGCGTGCTGATCGACTGCGGGCTGTTTCAAGGCTACAAGCAACTGCGCCTGCGCAACTGGGAACCGTTGTCGGCGGCGCTGAGCGCGCTCGATGCCGTGGTACTGACCCATGCCCATCTCGACCACAGCGGTTATCTTCCGGTGCTCGCGCGGGAGGGCTATACCGGGCCTATCTACGCAACCCCGGCCACTTGTGCCTTGGCCGAGATCCTGTTACTCGACAGTGCCCGGCTGCAGGAGGAGCAGGCCGAGCATGCCAACCGGCATGGCTACTCCAGGCATTCGCCGGCACGCCCGCTTTACACCGAACAGGATGCAAAGCGCGCCTTGGCACTGTTGCGCCCTGTGGCGCTGCATCAACCGATCATGGTCGCGCAGGGCATGGAGCTGCTGCTGCGTACGGCTGGACACATACTCGGCGCGGCGACGGTGCAGATCAAGGCCGATGGTCAGACCTTGGTCTTTTCCGGCGACCTGGGACGGCCACAAGACCCGATCATGCGTGCACCGGAACTGATCAGGACGGCAGATGTGCTGCTGGTGGAGTCCACCTATGGCGACCGCCAGCATCCAACCGAATCGACCGAGCAATTCCTGGCCCAGGTCATCAACCAGACCCTCCTGCGTCATGGCATCACCTTGGTGCCGTCGTTCGCCGTTGGCCGTGCCCAATTGCTGATGTACTACCTGTACAAGCTCAAGCGCGATGGCCTGATACCTGATATCCCGGTCTACCTCAACAGCCCGATGGCCACCGACGCAACCGTCCTGTACCAGCAGTTCAGGAGCGAGCATCGGTTGACACCGGAGGAATGCGCCGCAATGTGCAGGGGCACGCATATCATCCGCACGGTAGATGAATCCCGGCGTCTGGATCAGCTGCGTGAACCTGCGGTCATCATCGCCGCCAGTGGCATGGCGACCGGTGGGCGCGTTCTGCACCATCTCAAGGCGTTGGCACCCAACCCGCGCAACAGCATTCTGTTCTCTGGTTTTCAGGCCGGAGGTACGCGCGGCGCCGATATCGTAGCTGGCGCGCACAGTGTGCGCCTGCACGGTGAAGACGTGCCTATCCGGGCCCAGGTGCATGCGATGGATAATCTCTCTGCGCACGCCGATGCCGACGAGATCATGGAGTGGTTGCGCGGTTTCGCCCGCCCGCCACGCCAGACCTATGTCATCCATGGTGAGCCGCACGCCGCCGACACGTTGCGGCGGCGGATCAGCATCGAGCTCGGTTGGCAGGTGTACGTACCCGAGTACCACGAAACGGTTGCTATTGACCCAGTGCGCTAGCCTGGGCCGGGAGGCTGTCATGGATACACAAGCAAGGGCGAAACTGCGGGCCTGGATGCATCGGCCACGAGGTAGCCTGGGGGTGATCGTGGCAATCTTCGCATTGCTCGTCGTGGTAGCTGCCTACCGGTCGTTGAGCCCGAACTGGCGCCTGCCGATGCAACATCCACTTATGCTGCTGGCCTTGCTCGCCTTGTGCGTGGCGTTGGGGTGGGTGGTGCAGCGTGGCGTGAAACGCACGGTAGGCAAGACCATATTCAATGGCCAGGCCACGGGCTGGCAGGCTCGGCTTGCCTTCCTGCGCTCGGTCACCCAGGAGTCGAACGTGCTCTTGAGCATGTTGCTGCTCCTGGCGTTGCTCGCTGGCGGCACGCTTTGGCTGGCGGGGCGCTCGGTGGACCGTATCGTGGAGAATTGCACAGACAGCCTGCAGGCCCGGGTGAACACCCCTGAGGATGAAAAGCTCACGGCATTGGTCGGTAAGCCGGTGTGTACCTGCCTGGCGCAAACGTTTCTGGATCGCAATGGGGTAATACGCCTGGCCTTGTTGGAAACGCCGATGCGGGAAGTGAGCGCATACAAGGGGTTGACGGCAGACGACGAAAAGCGCTGCCTCGAGCAGTTCGACCTGCTGCCTGAAGGGGCCCGGGCGACGGTGCCTTGAATGGTAGTAGTGCTTGCCAGTAGCTGAAACGACAGGCGCCCGTCGCGGCGCGGGAGGTTTGCATGTCGCATGATCTTGCTCGTCGCACCCTGTACCCCGACCGTGCTGAAGCCGGTCGCTGCCTGGTGGCGTTGTTGAGCCGATATGCCGGACGGTCTGATGTGATCGTGCTCGCCTTGCCACGAGGCGGCGTGCCGGTGGCTTACGAGGTCGCTACCGCCCTCAAGGTTCGCCTGGACCTGCTGGTAGTGCGCAAGCTTGGAATACCATCGCACCCTGAATATGCCATGGGTGCGATCGCCGGGGGTGGGGTGAAGATTCTCAACGACGATGCGCTGCGGGCTTATCCGGTCGATCGCACCTTGCTGGAAAGCGTAGTTGCCAGGGAAACCCAGGAACTGATACGTCGCGAGCGCACCTATCGAGGTACCCGACCACCGCTTCGGCTCAAGGACCAGACCGTAATACTGGTTGATGATGGCCTGGCAACCGGAGCCTCGATGATGGCGGCCATTCAGGCGACACGGGCGTTGTCGCCTGTGCGTATCGTGGTCGCGGTGCCAGTCGCGCCACCGGAAACGCTGGAGGCCATGTGGGGCGAAGTGGACGAGGTGGTCTGCCCGCTGGTGCCTGAGCGGATGGTTTCGGTCGGCTACTGGTACCAGGACTTTCCCCAGACTTCGGACGAAGAAGTCATCGCGCTTATGGACAAGGCCGGGTTCGCGGAGTCCTCCAGGGTGCGTGCCGGGGAGGCTGAAGATGACTGAGGTGCAGCTGCGTTCGATGAAATGGCCGGGCGTAGAACTGCTGGCCGACCGACGGTTACCTACCGACACCCGTGCCTTGGTCATTTTTGCCCATGGCAGCGGCCGGCTGAGCGGCAGAAGCCAGTATGTGGCGGACATGCTCGCCAGTCGCGGCCCCCAAGCCTCTTCCCCCTGAGGCTTGCAGGCCGGATATTCAGACGCCGAACGGATAGGTTTCGTCTTCCGGCTCGAGATGCTGTTGTTTCGGCAGAGGCAGGGCGTTGACCGGCTGGGTCTGTTCGATCCAGAGCATGGCATCGAATTGCTCGGCCAGCACTGCTTCGAAGTAATGGCTCAGCCGTTCGCTCTCCGGTCGGTAGATGACGCCGATCGCGCGCTCGAGCAGTGGCATGGACAAGATGCGACGCAACTCCTTGCGCTGTAGGTCTCGCCAGTCGGTCAAGGAAGCCGGTACGCCTGCCAGGCGGAACTGGTGCTCCCAGCTGTCCGACCGCGAAGGGCGGATGTCCTTGATCAGCATGTCGCCATCCCAGTCACTGGCGGCGGCCACTTGACCGCGATCAGTGGCCATGCCGATCAGCACGGCCTCCCGGCCAAAGGCGTTGCGGCACAGCTGACCGATGTTGAACTGGCCTTTCCAGCCCATTTCCGTGGCATCTGCGTTGCCGATGTGGGAGTTGTGTGCCCAGACTACGGCTTTGGCGTGTGGCCCGCGATGTTCCAGCAGTGCGCGCAGGGTATCGAACATATGCCGGTCGCGCAGGTTCCAGGAGGCAGTCGAGCCTCGGTAGATCGCGCGGTAATATTGCTCCGCAGCGATGATCACCCGTGCGTTCTGGGTGGCATTGAAGAACGCTTCATCGTTGCGGATCAGGCCCGACAGTTGTTCGGCCAGCATCACATTCAGCTGTTCAACCACAGGCTGCTCGCACGGCATGACGCCACCGCGTTCGACGAAGTGGCCGTACAGGGCCGGGTCATCCTGCCAGGGCGTCAGGCAACCATAACGGCGGCGCGCTTCGCGAGCCAGGTGCGGATCTGCCCGGTCCAGAAAGGCCAGCACTTCATGAATGGAGTTGCGCAGGCTGTAGACGTCCAGGCCTCTAAACTCGACGCGGCGCTCGACGGCCAGCAGGCGATTGTGTCCATGCAGCCAGTGGGAGAATGCCTTGACCTCGCTGTTGCGCCACATCCAGGTTGGGAAACGGCTGAAAATATGGCGCTTCCATGCCGAATGGGCCAAGCCCCGCACGTACTGGTCGACGTGTCCGGCATCCGGCCAGTCGGCTTCGACGGCCACGATGTTGAATCCGTGTTGTTCGATCAGACGCCGGGTAATTGCTGCACGGGCGCGATAGAACTCGCTGGTGCCATGGCTTGCCTCGCCCAGCATCACTACACGGGCGTCGGCGTAGCGGTCGAACAGCGCAGCGAATGCGGGGGAGTTCAGGTCGGGCAAGGGTTCGGCGAATTGATGCAGCAGGGGGGCGATCTCAGCGCTGTCGACCTGGCATTGCTTGCCGTAGAGCTTTTCCATCAGTTTCCGCGAGTTG
This genomic interval carries:
- a CDS encoding erythromycin esterase family protein, whose translation is MNSNSRKLMEKLYGKQCQVDSAEIAPLLHQFAEPLPDLNSPAFAALFDRYADARVVMLGEASHGTSEFYRARAAITRRLIEQHGFNIVAVEADWPDAGHVDQYVRGLAHSAWKRHIFSRFPTWMWRNSEVKAFSHWLHGHNRLLAVERRVEFRGLDVYSLRNSIHEVLAFLDRADPHLAREARRRYGCLTPWQDDPALYGHFVERGGVMPCEQPVVEQLNVMLAEQLSGLIRNDEAFFNATQNARVIIAAEQYYRAIYRGSTASWNLRDRHMFDTLRALLEHRGPHAKAVVWAHNSHIGNADATEMGWKGQFNIGQLCRNAFGREAVLIGMATDRGQVAAASDWDGDMLIKDIRPSRSDSWEHQFRLAGVPASLTDWRDLQRKELRRILSMPLLERAIGVIYRPESERLSHYFEAVLAEQFDAMLWIEQTQPVNALPLPKQQHLEPEDETYPFGV
- a CDS encoding universal stress protein gives rise to the protein MGQYRQLLVLLTEVDPHSAALRRALALAHVSGASVHVLGLFEPTQEHLLREERLNEADIQRQFDHYRVRLAGLVERHRGGSIALTVDSLQADDIRSQAIDYISELQPDMVIKDSEATPAMVRLFRTPLDCALMRGLKGVTHFVPAAAVSLPKRVLVAVDTSFSETPDVQASFNRGLIRAAQALALQCDAQLHLLSAYNLAGVFASDMNVTQAWIDEMRSALKEPFDTLADAEGVAADRRHFMEGGPVHVIREQVAALDIDTVVMGVVQPKGLDKLLGDTTERIISRPPCSVLAFHPQALEALEPWPCN
- a CDS encoding phosphoribosyltransferase, with protein sequence MSHDLARRTLYPDRAEAGRCLVALLSRYAGRSDVIVLALPRGGVPVAYEVATALKVRLDLLVVRKLGIPSHPEYAMGAIAGGGVKILNDDALRAYPVDRTLLESVVARETQELIRRERTYRGTRPPLRLKDQTVILVDDGLATGASMMAAIQATRALSPVRIVVAVPVAPPETLEAMWGEVDEVVCPLVPERMVSVGYWYQDFPQTSDEEVIALMDKAGFAESSRVRAGEAEDD
- a CDS encoding MBL fold metallo-hydrolase RNA specificity domain-containing protein, which gives rise to MQLTFLGGTGTVTGSKFLLTRDSSRVLIDCGLFQGYKQLRLRNWEPLSAALSALDAVVLTHAHLDHSGYLPVLAREGYTGPIYATPATCALAEILLLDSARLQEEQAEHANRHGYSRHSPARPLYTEQDAKRALALLRPVALHQPIMVAQGMELLLRTAGHILGAATVQIKADGQTLVFSGDLGRPQDPIMRAPELIRTADVLLVESTYGDRQHPTESTEQFLAQVINQTLLRHGITLVPSFAVGRAQLLMYYLYKLKRDGLIPDIPVYLNSPMATDATVLYQQFRSEHRLTPEECAAMCRGTHIIRTVDESRRLDQLREPAVIIAASGMATGGRVLHHLKALAPNPRNSILFSGFQAGGTRGADIVAGAHSVRLHGEDVPIRAQVHAMDNLSAHADADEIMEWLRGFARPPRQTYVIHGEPHAADTLRRRISIELGWQVYVPEYHETVAIDPVR
- a CDS encoding GNAT family N-acetyltransferase, with the translated sequence MNRQQTEQPDACEHWIEKLSDGSAVLIRPLDEKDRERDRRFLGTIAYEARRFRFIAGLSGGLPSLDAQHMPVDHHQSEAYVALVHADGQLRQIGVSRYASVPGSRLCECAIAVHEEWQRKGLGRLLMQHLIAAAKRNGFHCMISRDLANNYAMHRLTKGLGFSSRYLGGDVSEIIHELDLRA